Proteins encoded in a region of the Pseudothermotoga elfii DSM 9442 = NBRC 107921 genome:
- a CDS encoding NAD-dependent epimerase/dehydratase family protein — protein sequence MASVLVTGGAGFIGSHLVDALIEKGHRVVVVDNLVSGKIENLNKNALFYQQSIEDDEMMERVFMLHRFDFVFHLAAQASVSVSVKEPIKDAKTNILGSLVLLEKSVKHGVKKFIFSSTGGAIYGDNVPLPTNEAIGPNPASPYGIAKRSVEMYLEFYKNEKSLNYIALRYGNVYGPRQDPNGEAGVIAIFSSRMLKGEDVHIFGDGEYVRDYVYVKDVVTANLLAMEKDFTGIYNIGTGVGTSVNALFKMLSTITGYSKQPIYSSPRKGDLRKSILDSKKAELELGWHPVTELSDGLKMTVEFFR from the coding sequence AAAGGACATCGTGTTGTTGTAGTTGATAATTTAGTCAGCGGAAAGATAGAAAATTTAAACAAAAATGCGCTTTTTTATCAACAGAGTATAGAAGATGATGAAATGATGGAACGTGTTTTCATGCTGCACAGATTTGACTTTGTTTTTCACCTCGCGGCTCAGGCAAGTGTCAGTGTTTCTGTGAAAGAACCCATTAAGGATGCAAAAACTAACATCTTGGGCAGTCTTGTTTTACTTGAGAAAAGTGTTAAGCATGGCGTCAAAAAATTTATCTTTTCTTCCACTGGTGGAGCTATCTATGGTGACAACGTACCCTTACCGACAAATGAAGCAATTGGCCCAAATCCTGCGTCACCTTACGGAATTGCCAAAAGATCTGTGGAAATGTATTTAGAATTCTATAAAAATGAAAAGTCGTTGAATTATATTGCGCTGAGATATGGAAATGTTTATGGACCTCGTCAGGATCCGAATGGAGAAGCGGGAGTCATTGCAATATTTTCTTCAAGAATGCTTAAAGGCGAGGATGTTCATATATTTGGCGATGGAGAATATGTAAGAGATTACGTATATGTAAAAGATGTTGTGACGGCGAATTTGCTTGCCATGGAAAAAGATTTCACGGGAATTTACAATATAGGTACTGGCGTGGGAACATCTGTGAACGCTCTCTTCAAAATGCTTTCAACGATAACTGGTTACTCGAAGCAACCAATTTACTCATCTCCGAGGAAAGGGGATTTGAGAAAGAGTATTCTTGATTCAAAAAAGGCAGAGTTAGAGCTTGGTTGGCATCCAGTCACGGAACTTTCCGACGGTTTAAAGATGACAGTTGAGTTTTTCAGATGA